GCGGACGGAGAGATTTGGTGGAGAGGATGGAGGATCTACTAGGCGGGTGGAGAGATTAGATGCAGCGAATTTTTCCAATCGCAGGAACTAAGGAACGACGAACATGCAGATTGGAAACGAACCTACCGTGCGTACATCGTGGACTAGCTAGTTGTCGTGCGTATTGCTTCCAGACTCTTTATCTTCCACGTGGGCTGTTTTCCTTTTTCTGGGCCGTTGGCGTGCTGCACGTATATGGTCCCTCAAAAAAACAATGTGCACGTATATGGGCTAGGCCTCTGGCTATGGGATGGCCGGATGGatttcacggggggggggggggggggggggggggcgagacaAGCCAATATTCTGTGCGTAGGAAGAAAAATTATACGTGGTACCTATCGCTATTAGGGGTAACGAGATCGTTAGGGGGGGTCTCGCCCCCCTCGTCCCCCCTTAGAATCGTCCCTGGTTATACCTACGGGGTAGCACAACATACGTAAATGGTCGTGCCAAGGGCCCATGCCCATCAAGGATACGGTCTAGCGGACAACGGGGCACGGGGAAATTTTCGGACCCATTGAAGCCATAGCCTAAGATATCAAACACCATGAGGGTCCATAGCCCAACAATCAGATCCTCCACGTCCCAGATGGATTAGACCCAACAGTCGATAGTCACCAAGACAGGAACAGTCAGGAAGCTTATAGTTAAATGCGCCCTaggatacccccccccccccaaatgcaTTCAACACCACTGTTATACAAATGTGGCATAATCTAGTTAATTACGATAGTTACCAATAATAATTGCAACATAGCTTTAATACCAGCCAATTATGTCACCCTCTCCTAGCACACTCTGTAATCCGGGAGGAGGGCATCATGCTGAGGGTTGAACACCTTGGAGAGTTTGACTATCAATGTTATTGAACAAAACCATATCCGATCTTGAAGTCTCCACATTGATTTTTTTCCCTTATACTCTCTTCGTGTGGAAATGTTCCATTGGTATAGATTTATGTTTAAAAAATACTAAGACATAAAAATTATAGAAAAAATGACTTACTGTAGTAGTTTCAAGTTAGATATAGATGAAGTTGCTAGACATTGCACATTAACTATAAAATACCATCttcaaaatcaaatcaaataaCGTAATTAACATTCTATAAATCTTTATAGGACTAGATATTGAAAGTGCAAAACTTAAATTTATGTGCATTCTCTTGGATCGGATTGATGTATGGTACTAACTtcgtaaaaaaatataagagcgtttggatcactatcttatatttctttatagagggagtaataCTTATCTAATAATAAGAGGAAGAGGAATAGGAATGTTTTCTAAATTTAGGTACTGTTTTCATATTTTGCGCttgcgcgcgcgcgcacgcacacacaagAGATTTATATAACATATGATCAACAATATCTCATAATAGCCATATGTTTATGGACAAAATAAATCTCAATGTTACAATTTTATGAATATCTCCATCTCTAAGAGGGCTACTGTGTTAGTTTAATTCAGGTGATGCATCGCATCGATCCTACCAGGACACCACTTGATTCTAGCTAAGGGATcgacaaggaaggaaggaaggaaggagacaCTCGAAACGAAGAACGCGTGAGAGCGCGCGATGCTGTCGCTATCTCCCTCCGGCCCGGTAGCAGCTGGGCCCGCGAGAAAACTGTTTGtacgttctttttttctttctttcttttttggccATGGGAGGAGTGACTGAGCAGACACGAAGAACGGATCCTAGTAACTCCAGAGCGCGACATCAGCTCCGGCTCCGGTGTCGGCGCAGTCTCCATTGTCCCAGTACGCCCCGGTGGCCATGGTAGGCGGTGGCTCCATGAGCAGGCCGTGCGCAAGGTCCGCGTAGTAGTTCGTGTCCGAGTCCGTCTCCCCAAACAAGCAGTCGAGGTCGAACATGTCCATGTTTAATGCGGCTGGCGCCTCAAAAGTGGCATCACCGGATGTCTGCGCCGTCTCAGACGAGGGGACGCTGCACGCCGCCGCCGACGGGACGGCCACGCTGGACGTGACTTCCTGGGCCGCCCCAGCGGCGGCACCGGTGGCCTCCGGACGGCGCAGGAAGTCCGCGACGGCCTGGACGGCCGCGCGCCTGACGTCAGAGAGGTTGGAGAAGGCGGGCGGCACCGAAAGCAGCCACGCGGAGTCCCGGAAGTTGAGGCACGCGGCGGAACGGCCGCGCAGCATGAGCATGGCGGCGTCGTGCGCGCGCGCGGCGGCCTCGGCGGTGAAGTACGTCCCGAGCCAGAGGCGCGTGCCGCGGTCGCCAGGGACGCGCACCTCGCAGACCCACCGGCCGGCGCTCCCGCGGCGGCGCACGCCGCGGAACACGGGGTGCCGCGTCTCGCGGAACTTGGTGCGGCCCGCGGGGCGCTTCGGCGGCCACGGCCACGCCGTCCCGCCGCGCTCGGTcgtggacgaggaggaggcagagctCGAGTGCTCGAGGCTCATGTCCATGGCTGCTGGCCGGCTGccggtcgatggctcggtggtggTAGCTAGCTTGAGGCTTGTGCTCGAGCGAGAGAGTGAGAGTGTTGCTTAGTGTCGTGCTCGTGCGTGTGCCTACTTATACGTGTAACGATAAGATGACAGCTGTTTCCTTAGCCGCGTTGCTGCGTCGCGTCCAGTCGACATATGGCAAGACGCGCTTTGGAAACGCAGCTTACGACGCTTTGTGTGCCCTCCAGCGGATAAGACGCGGCTTGATGTAGCATCCCTGCTCGTAGCCGCCAGCTGAGTACACGTGTTAATAAGTTGCTACCTGAAACGTCGACTTGAGGCATGGTGGCGCTTTCATGCAGCGCGTTATGCTAGCACGTGGGAAGCATTGCGCTTTCCTGCCACGCGTTTGCCTGTTCGCTAAGTGAGTGTGAAGAAAGTCAGGTCAGGTCAGGTGCCACTCGTGACTCGTGACTCGTGAGGCTAGCGACTGGCATAGTGGTGGCAACTGGCAAGGGCTTTGCTGAAACTGAAAGCTTGCGTTTAGTTTCAGGGGCATTTGGGTTCCATATACACGCATGTCAGTATCTCTACTATCTAAAAGAAACGTAAGGCTACACAAAATTCTTCAGATCTAAGGCTACATGGAGAGCTAAGAAAAATAATATTTCGAGCTTGAGAAGGAATGATGGCACGGTTACAGAGAATGTGGCAGAGATCCATAATATCACTAATTCTTTTTTTAAGGATCTATACACATGTGATGGTACGGTTGATCCTTCTTTGACCATTcccctcgtcaagccgcttgtgaGTGAGGATATGAATGTTGATATATGTAAGCCGTTCACGGACCAAGAGATTAGTGACGCTCTCTTTCAAATTGGCCCACTTAAAGCTC
Above is a window of Triticum aestivum cultivar Chinese Spring chromosome 6B, IWGSC CS RefSeq v2.1, whole genome shotgun sequence DNA encoding:
- the LOC123134971 gene encoding dehydration-responsive element-binding protein 1H-like, with translation MDMSLEHSSSASSSSTTERGGTAWPWPPKRPAGRTKFRETRHPVFRGVRRRGSAGRWVCEVRVPGDRGTRLWLGTYFTAEAAARAHDAAMLMLRGRSAACLNFRDSAWLLSVPPAFSNLSDVRRAAVQAVADFLRRPEATGAAAGAAQEVTSSVAVPSAAACSVPSSETAQTSGDATFEAPAALNMDMFDLDCLFGETDSDTNYYADLAHGLLMEPPPTMATGAYWDNGDCADTGAGADVALWSY